Proteins found in one Massilia sp. H6 genomic segment:
- a CDS encoding NAD(+) synthase — translation MTKRFFNLYTHHFARVAVAVPRCRVADPGFNVEQTIALARQAALEGAVLVAFPELGLSAYSCDDLFHQRALLDACLDGLASIVEASQELPLAMVVGLPLVVDHQLYNCAVVVAGGRVLGVVPKSFLPNYGEFYESRQFSAADCAAVDQVDLFGAPVPFGPALLFEVENLPLFRFHVEICEDLWVPVPPSSFAALAGATVLVNLSASNVVVGKSGYRHQLVGQQSARCLAAYLYTSAGRGESTTDMAWDGQSLIYERGDLLAESERFSDESHLLFADIDLERLSNERMRTTTFAHSVRRHATEVSAFRRVAFQLALPIERELALARTVERFPYVPADQARRDERCTEVYNIQVQALIQRLTASGIKKVVLGVSGGLDSTHALLVCAHAMDRLGLPRSNILAYTMPGFATSERTLEQAKDLMAAVGCSAQLIDIRPSCIQMLKDLGHPYSEGKLDYDITFENVQAGERTNHLFRLANFHNAIVIGTGDLSELALGWCTYGVGDHMSHYNVNASVPKTLISYLVRWVAETGAVVPHGAGVLLKILDTEISPELVPGADDGKPAQITENVIGPYELQDFNLYYILRFGFKPSKVAFLSWSAWHDREQGKWPNAALERNQYELAAIKKNLGIFLWRFFKTSQFKRSCVPNGPKVGNGGSLSPRGDWRAPSDSEATVWMDDLDNIPD, via the coding sequence ATGACCAAGCGATTCTTCAACCTCTATACGCACCACTTTGCCCGCGTCGCCGTGGCCGTCCCGCGCTGCCGCGTTGCCGATCCGGGCTTTAATGTCGAGCAGACCATCGCGCTCGCGCGCCAGGCCGCCCTCGAGGGCGCCGTGCTGGTGGCCTTTCCCGAACTGGGACTGTCGGCCTACAGCTGCGACGACCTGTTCCACCAGCGCGCGCTGCTCGACGCCTGCCTCGACGGCTTGGCAAGCATTGTCGAGGCCTCGCAGGAATTGCCGCTGGCAATGGTAGTCGGCTTGCCGCTCGTGGTCGATCACCAGCTCTACAATTGCGCGGTAGTGGTGGCCGGTGGCCGCGTGCTCGGTGTGGTGCCAAAAAGCTTTTTGCCCAATTATGGCGAATTTTACGAATCCCGGCAGTTCAGTGCCGCCGATTGCGCGGCAGTCGATCAGGTCGACCTGTTCGGCGCCCCCGTGCCCTTCGGTCCGGCGCTGCTGTTCGAGGTCGAGAACCTGCCCCTGTTCCGGTTCCACGTCGAGATCTGCGAAGACCTCTGGGTGCCGGTTCCGCCATCGTCGTTCGCGGCCCTGGCCGGCGCCACGGTGCTGGTCAACCTGTCGGCCTCGAACGTGGTGGTGGGCAAGAGCGGCTATCGGCACCAGCTGGTCGGCCAGCAGTCGGCGCGCTGCCTGGCGGCCTACCTGTACACCTCGGCCGGGCGGGGCGAATCGACGACCGACATGGCCTGGGATGGCCAGTCGCTGATCTACGAAAGAGGCGATCTGCTGGCCGAGTCCGAGCGGTTCAGCGACGAGTCGCACCTGCTGTTCGCCGACATCGACCTCGAGCGCCTGTCCAACGAGCGCATGCGTACCACCACGTTTGCCCACTCGGTACGCCGGCATGCCACCGAGGTGTCGGCGTTCCGGCGGGTAGCGTTCCAGCTGGCGCTGCCCATCGAGCGCGAGCTGGCGCTGGCGCGCACCGTCGAACGCTTCCCGTATGTGCCGGCCGACCAGGCCCGGCGCGACGAGCGCTGCACCGAGGTCTACAACATCCAGGTGCAGGCCCTGATCCAGCGCCTCACCGCGAGCGGCATCAAGAAGGTCGTGCTGGGGGTGTCGGGCGGTCTCGATTCGACCCATGCGCTGCTGGTCTGCGCCCATGCGATGGACCGCCTCGGCCTGCCGCGCTCGAATATCCTGGCCTATACCATGCCCGGCTTTGCCACCAGCGAACGCACCCTCGAGCAAGCCAAGGACCTGATGGCGGCGGTGGGCTGCAGCGCCCAGCTGATCGATATCCGGCCAAGCTGCATCCAGATGCTCAAGGACCTGGGCCACCCGTACAGCGAGGGCAAGCTTGACTACGACATCACCTTCGAGAACGTGCAGGCGGGCGAACGCACCAACCACCTGTTCCGGCTGGCGAACTTCCACAACGCGATCGTGATCGGCACCGGCGACCTGTCCGAACTGGCGCTGGGCTGGTGCACCTATGGCGTGGGCGACCATATGTCGCACTACAACGTCAATGCGAGCGTGCCGAAGACCCTGATCTCTTACCTGGTGCGCTGGGTCGCCGAGACCGGCGCGGTGGTTCCGCACGGGGCCGGGGTGCTGCTCAAGATCCTGGACACCGAGATCAGTCCCGAGCTGGTGCCCGGGGCGGACGACGGCAAGCCGGCCCAGATCACCGAGAACGTCATCGGCCCCTACGAGCTGCAGGATTTCAACCTGTATTACATCCTGCGCTTCGGCTTCAAGCCGAGCAAGGTGGCTTTCCTGTCGTGGTCGGCCTGGCACGACCGCGAGCAGGGCAAGTGGCCCAACGCGGCCCTCGAACGCAACCAGTACGAGCTCGCCGCGATCAAGAAGAACCTGGGCATCTTCTTGTGGCGCTTCTTCAAGACCAGCCAGTTCAAGCGCTCGTGCGTGCCCAACGGGCCAAAGGTCGGCAACGGCGGCTCGCTGTCGCCGCGCGGCGACTGGCGCGCGCCGTCCGATTCCGAAGCCACCGTCTGGATGGATGACCTCGACAATATTCCCGATTAA
- a CDS encoding LysR family transcriptional regulator has product MNTLPEWTDLRFFLELARAGTLSGASRRLEVEHTTVARRIDRLETQLETTLFDRSREGYELTEVGQALLPHAEAMEGAALAAAEQIGGAEVAAHGVVRLGVPEVFGVRVVAPLLAPLLEQNPDLSIDLLALPSFANLANREADLGVMMDAPTTGRYMVTRLASFHFYLYAAPIYLAKHAPIRSLADLASHDFVDYVQDRLASRELSYLNELGFTPRRRMCCSGMTAQLEAASLGMGLMMAPPYAVPDNGRLVRVLPGFQAERSFWLAAPTDLYRLRRVKVVWDLLRECAESHPDLFVQGKAVHR; this is encoded by the coding sequence ATGAATACGCTGCCCGAATGGACCGACCTGCGTTTCTTCCTGGAGCTGGCGCGCGCCGGCACCCTGTCGGGCGCCTCGCGCCGGCTCGAAGTGGAGCACACGACGGTGGCGCGCCGCATCGACCGGCTCGAGACCCAGCTCGAGACCACGCTGTTCGACCGCTCGCGCGAAGGCTACGAGCTGACCGAGGTCGGCCAGGCGCTGCTGCCGCATGCCGAAGCCATGGAAGGAGCGGCGCTGGCCGCGGCCGAGCAGATCGGCGGGGCCGAGGTCGCGGCCCATGGCGTGGTGCGCCTTGGCGTGCCGGAGGTGTTCGGGGTGCGCGTGGTGGCGCCGCTATTGGCCCCGCTGCTCGAACAGAATCCGGACCTGTCGATCGACCTGCTGGCGCTGCCCAGCTTTGCCAACCTGGCCAACCGCGAAGCCGACCTGGGCGTCATGATGGATGCGCCCACGACCGGGCGCTACATGGTGACGCGGCTGGCCTCGTTCCATTTTTATCTGTATGCCGCGCCGATCTACCTGGCCAAGCATGCGCCGATCCGTTCCCTGGCCGATCTCGCCAGCCACGACTTCGTCGACTACGTACAGGACCGGCTGGCCAGCCGCGAACTGTCCTACCTGAACGAACTGGGCTTCACGCCGCGCCGCCGCATGTGCTGTTCCGGCATGACCGCCCAGCTCGAGGCCGCCTCGCTCGGCATGGGCTTGATGATGGCGCCGCCCTATGCGGTGCCGGACAACGGCCGGCTGGTGCGGGTGCTGCCCGGCTTCCAGGCCGAGCGCTCGTTCTGGCTGGCCGCACCCACCGACCTGTACCGGCTGCGGCGCGTGAAAGTGGTGTGGGACTTGCTGCGCGAATGCGCCGAAAGCCATCCCGACCTGTTCGTGCAGGGCAAGGCTGTGCACCGCTGA
- a CDS encoding GNAT family N-acetyltransferase — protein sequence MNYRTHIVSSLPELGQARWDALVAAQDNANPFLSYAFLHALHASGSAAPETGWQPQYIALFDGEQLVAALPLYVKQHSYGEYVFDWAWADAYQRHGLDYYPKLLAAIPFTPVAGPRLLAIDDAARAALIAVLVAAQRALDVSSTHILFPPEAHARQLQDAGFMLRSGVQFHWLNGGYASFDEFLATLEPKKRKNIRAERRKVREAGVSMRRVRGRDALDADWALFNRCYRHTYQAHHSTPYLNLDFFRRIGTAMPDNILLVIAERDGRDIAASLVIHNETTLFGRYWGELEHVPCLHFEAAYYQPLEFCIEQGIAVFEGGAQGEHKMARGFLPTRTWSAHWLAHPSFADAIERFLERESGGIDAYLDELNERNPFRAPG from the coding sequence TTGAATTATCGCACGCATATCGTTTCTTCTCTGCCCGAGCTGGGGCAGGCCCGCTGGGATGCGCTGGTGGCAGCGCAGGACAATGCCAACCCCTTCCTGTCGTATGCCTTCCTGCACGCGCTGCACGCCTCCGGCAGCGCCGCGCCGGAAACCGGCTGGCAGCCGCAGTACATCGCGCTGTTCGACGGCGAGCAACTGGTGGCCGCGCTGCCCCTGTACGTCAAGCAGCACTCGTACGGCGAATACGTGTTCGACTGGGCCTGGGCCGACGCCTACCAGCGCCATGGCCTGGATTACTACCCCAAGCTGCTCGCGGCGATCCCGTTCACGCCGGTGGCCGGGCCGCGCCTGCTGGCCATCGACGATGCCGCGCGCGCCGCGCTGATCGCGGTGCTGGTGGCCGCGCAGCGCGCGCTCGACGTCTCGTCCACCCACATCCTGTTTCCGCCAGAAGCCCATGCGCGCCAGCTGCAAGACGCCGGCTTCATGCTGCGCAGCGGGGTGCAGTTTCATTGGCTCAACGGGGGCTATGCGAGCTTCGACGAATTCCTGGCTACGCTCGAACCGAAAAAACGCAAGAACATCCGCGCCGAGCGGCGCAAGGTGCGCGAAGCTGGCGTGAGCATGCGCCGCGTGCGCGGGCGCGATGCCCTTGATGCCGACTGGGCGCTGTTCAACCGCTGCTACCGGCACACCTACCAGGCCCACCACTCGACGCCCTACCTCAACCTGGATTTCTTCCGCCGCATCGGCACTGCGATGCCGGACAATATTCTGCTCGTCATCGCCGAGCGCGACGGGCGCGATATCGCCGCCTCGCTGGTGATCCACAACGAGACCACGCTGTTCGGGCGCTACTGGGGCGAACTCGAACACGTACCCTGCCTGCATTTCGAGGCGGCGTATTACCAGCCACTCGAGTTCTGCATCGAACAGGGCATCGCGGTCTTCGAAGGCGGCGCCCAGGGCGAGCACAAGATGGCGCGCGGCTTCCTGCCGACCCGCACCTGGTCGGCGCACTGGCTGGCGCATCCGTCGTTCGCCGATGCGATCGAGCGCTTCCTGGAGCGCGAAAGTGGCGGCATCGACGCGTACCTCGATGAACTCAACGAGCGCAATCCGTTCCGCGCACCAGGCTAA
- a CDS encoding P-II family nitrogen regulator, whose amino-acid sequence MKQITCVIKPFKLDEVREALADVNVTGLTVTEVKGFGRQKGHTELYRGAEYVVDFLPKVKIEVVVDDAMADGVVDAIIKAARTGKIGDGKIFVQNVEQVIRIRTGETGADAV is encoded by the coding sequence ATGAAACAGATAACCTGCGTGATCAAGCCGTTCAAGCTCGACGAAGTGCGCGAGGCCCTGGCCGATGTCAATGTTACCGGCCTGACCGTCACCGAGGTCAAGGGCTTCGGTCGCCAGAAGGGTCACACCGAGCTCTACCGCGGAGCCGAATACGTGGTCGACTTCTTGCCTAAGGTCAAGATCGAAGTGGTGGTCGACGATGCCATGGCCGATGGCGTGGTCGACGCCATCATCAAGGCTGCGCGCACCGGCAAGATTGGCGATGGCAAGATTTTCGTGCAGAACGTGGAACAGGTAATCCGTATCCGCACTGGCGAGACCGGGGCCGACGCCGTCTGA